A genomic stretch from Georgenia muralis includes:
- a CDS encoding class II fumarate hydratase, whose protein sequence is MTHSDHDFRIEHDTMGEVKVPRDALYSAQTQRAVENFPISGRGLSAHHIAALGQVKRAAALANAELGVLPEDVAQAVATAADEVIAGMHDRHFPIDVFQTGSGTSSNMNANEVVANLAGTILGRPVHPNDHVNASQSSNDVFPSSIHIAAMQAVTEELLPGLEVLAASLERKAEEFADVVKSGRTHLMDATPITLGQEFSGYATQIRYGIARVEATLPRLAELPLGGTAVGTGINTPPGFSARVIELIAENTGLPLVEARNHFEAQAAQDSLVETSGALRTIAVSLTKIANDLRWMGSGPRTGLGELALPDLQPGSSIMPGKVNPVVPEATVMVAAQVIGNDAAIAFAGAQGNFDLLVMLPVMARNLLESITLVGNVSRVLATKTVDGLVANVERCLELAESSPSIVTPLNRVIGYEAAARIAKHSVKKGITVRAAVEDLGYVERGEITPAQLDEALDVRSMTAPRQA, encoded by the coding sequence GTGACGCACAGCGACCACGACTTCCGCATCGAGCACGACACGATGGGGGAGGTGAAGGTCCCGCGGGACGCGCTCTACTCCGCCCAGACCCAGCGCGCGGTCGAGAACTTCCCGATCTCCGGGCGGGGCCTGTCCGCGCACCACATCGCGGCGCTCGGGCAGGTCAAGCGCGCCGCGGCGCTGGCCAACGCCGAGCTGGGGGTCCTGCCCGAGGACGTCGCCCAGGCCGTCGCCACGGCCGCCGACGAGGTCATCGCCGGCATGCACGACCGCCACTTCCCGATCGACGTCTTCCAGACCGGCTCCGGGACGTCATCGAACATGAACGCCAACGAGGTGGTCGCCAACCTCGCCGGCACGATCCTGGGCCGACCCGTCCACCCCAACGACCACGTCAACGCCTCCCAGTCCTCCAACGACGTCTTCCCCTCCTCGATCCACATCGCGGCGATGCAGGCGGTCACGGAGGAGCTGCTGCCGGGGCTGGAGGTCCTCGCGGCGTCCCTCGAGCGCAAGGCGGAGGAGTTCGCCGACGTCGTGAAGTCCGGGCGCACGCACCTCATGGACGCCACACCGATCACGCTCGGCCAGGAGTTCTCCGGCTACGCCACCCAGATCCGGTACGGCATCGCCCGGGTCGAGGCGACCCTGCCGCGTCTCGCCGAGCTCCCGCTCGGCGGCACCGCCGTCGGCACCGGCATCAACACCCCGCCCGGCTTCTCCGCGCGCGTCATCGAGCTCATCGCCGAGAACACGGGTCTGCCGCTCGTGGAGGCCCGGAACCACTTCGAGGCCCAGGCCGCCCAGGACTCCCTCGTGGAGACCTCGGGGGCGCTGCGGACCATCGCGGTGTCACTGACCAAGATCGCGAACGACCTGCGGTGGATGGGCTCCGGGCCCCGGACGGGCCTGGGCGAGCTCGCCCTGCCCGACCTGCAGCCGGGCTCGTCGATCATGCCCGGCAAGGTCAACCCGGTCGTCCCCGAGGCGACCGTCATGGTCGCCGCGCAGGTCATCGGCAACGACGCCGCCATCGCCTTCGCCGGCGCCCAGGGCAACTTCGACCTGCTGGTCATGCTGCCGGTCATGGCACGCAACCTGCTCGAGTCCATCACCCTGGTCGGCAACGTCTCGCGGGTCCTGGCGACCAAGACCGTCGACGGGCTCGTCGCGAACGTCGAGCGCTGCCTGGAGCTGGCGGAGTCCTCGCCGTCGATCGTCACCCCGCTCAACCGGGTGATCGGGTACGAGGCGGCCGCGAGGATCGCGAAGCACTCCGTGAAGAAGGGGATCACCGTCCGCGCGGCGGTGGAGGACCTCGGCTACGTCGAGCGCGGTGAGATCACCCCCGCGCAGCTCGACGAGGCGCTCGACGTCCGGTCCATGACCGCGCCGCGCCAGGCCTGA
- a CDS encoding NUDIX hydrolase — MDSHPAAGATPGRARADLAALAERGRTGTMTPLGGLHTYDAATAVDYRAAAVLALFTPTVAGTEVFLVRRADHLRHHPGQIALPGGRVEPDDAGEVGAALRETQEETGLDPGRVEVLGPLPPVLVPVSRYAVTPVLGWTEHTDVVTVVEPGEVLHTLRVPVGDLLDPAARATVRIAAPSGAVFRSAGFRTRSGWVWGFTGNLLDHLFAELGWTLPWDTSREVVFGYDAARGLAVPPADATW; from the coding sequence GTGGACAGCCACCCCGCAGCCGGCGCCACGCCCGGGCGCGCGCGGGCGGACCTGGCGGCGCTGGCCGAGCGCGGGCGGACCGGGACCATGACGCCCCTGGGCGGCCTGCACACCTACGACGCCGCCACCGCCGTCGACTACCGCGCCGCTGCCGTCCTCGCGCTGTTCACCCCGACCGTGGCCGGCACCGAGGTCTTCCTCGTCCGCCGTGCCGACCACCTGCGCCACCACCCCGGCCAGATCGCTCTGCCCGGCGGGCGGGTGGAGCCGGACGACGCGGGGGAGGTGGGGGCGGCCCTGCGCGAGACGCAGGAGGAGACCGGCCTGGACCCGGGGCGGGTCGAGGTTCTCGGTCCGCTCCCCCCGGTCCTGGTCCCGGTGAGCCGGTACGCCGTCACCCCGGTGCTGGGCTGGACGGAGCACACCGACGTCGTCACCGTCGTCGAGCCGGGGGAGGTGCTCCACACCCTGCGGGTCCCGGTGGGCGACCTCCTCGACCCGGCAGCCCGGGCGACGGTGCGGATCGCCGCCCCCTCGGGCGCCGTCTTCCGCAGCGCCGGCTTCCGCACGAGGAGCGGCTGGGTGTGGGGCTTCACCGGCAACCTCCTCGACCACCTCTTCGCCGAGCTCGGCTGGACGCTCCCCTGGGACACCTCCCGTGAGGTGGTCTTCGGCTACGACGCCGCCCGCGGCCTCGCCGTCCCGCCCGCGGACGCCACGTGGTGA
- a CDS encoding exonuclease domain-containing protein, which produces MTSWPDGPFLGFDTETTGVDVDRDRIVTAALVRRDATGTSVRTWMIDPGVEIPAPAAAIHGVSTGRARAEGAPPARALEEIAEEITRAQREGVPLVAYNAAFDLALLERELRRHGLVPLAERLGRDCMPVIDPLVLDRALDPERQGRRTLGDLCLHYAVADGADLHTAEVDVVATLDVLGRIAARYPDLAGRTLAELHDWQVVRHRSWAEGVRTARAERGASGPGPDTGWPMPVGPAAPGRPVVAGWSRLRGWLRRAGWFRLPGRLRRR; this is translated from the coding sequence ATGACCAGCTGGCCGGACGGGCCGTTCCTCGGGTTCGACACCGAGACCACCGGCGTCGACGTCGACCGCGACCGGATCGTGACGGCCGCCCTGGTGCGCCGCGACGCCACGGGGACGTCGGTGCGCACGTGGATGATCGACCCCGGCGTGGAGATCCCGGCGCCCGCTGCCGCCATCCACGGCGTGAGCACGGGGCGGGCCCGGGCCGAGGGCGCCCCACCCGCCCGCGCCCTGGAGGAGATCGCCGAGGAGATCACGCGGGCCCAGCGCGAGGGCGTGCCGCTCGTCGCCTACAACGCCGCGTTCGACCTCGCGCTCCTCGAGCGGGAGCTGCGCCGCCACGGCCTGGTCCCGCTCGCCGAGCGGCTGGGCCGCGACTGCATGCCGGTCATCGACCCGCTGGTCCTGGACCGCGCGCTCGACCCCGAGCGGCAGGGGCGGCGCACACTGGGCGACCTCTGCCTGCACTACGCGGTGGCCGACGGGGCCGACCTGCACACCGCCGAGGTCGACGTCGTCGCCACTCTCGACGTCCTCGGGCGCATCGCCGCCCGGTACCCCGACCTCGCGGGCCGCACCCTCGCCGAGCTGCACGACTGGCAGGTGGTGCGCCACCGCAGCTGGGCCGAGGGCGTGCGCACGGCGAGGGCGGAGCGTGGTGCGAGCGGTCCCGGACCCGACACCGGATGGCCGATGCCTGTCGGGCCGGCGGCCCCGGGCCGGCCCGTGGTCGCCGGGTGGTCCCGGCTCCGCGGGTGGCTCCGGCGCGCCGGGTGGTTCCGGCTCCCCGGGCGGCTCCGGCGCCGGTGA
- a CDS encoding acetate/propionate family kinase, with translation MTDTVLVINSGSSSIKYQLVDPAAGTALASGLVERIGEPAGRVVHKQGAQTTERETAVADHGEGLRIVTSLFDEVGPSLAEANVVAVGHRVVMGGRYYDGPVRVDEDVLATIERLSPLAPLHNPANLTGIRVARELFPDVPHVAVFDTAFFRNLPDDAATYALDREVAEQYSVRRYGAHGTSHQYVSTRAAEILGRDLAELRTVVLHLGNGASASAVKGGHAVDTSMGLTPLEGLVMGTRTGDIDPAVVFHLARNAGMSIDEIDDLFNKRSGLKGLTGVNDLRELHDLVAAGDSAARVGLDVYTHRLRKYIGAYAAVMGGLDVLAFTAGVGENDDVVRADAVRGLEFLGVQIDPELNAGRMKEAKVISPAGARVAVLVVPTNEELAIARQALAQL, from the coding sequence ATGACCGACACCGTCCTCGTCATCAACTCGGGGTCGTCCTCGATCAAGTACCAGCTGGTCGACCCCGCGGCCGGGACGGCGCTCGCCTCGGGCCTGGTCGAGCGCATCGGCGAACCGGCGGGCCGGGTCGTGCACAAGCAGGGCGCGCAGACCACCGAGCGCGAGACGGCCGTGGCCGACCACGGCGAGGGCCTGCGCATCGTCACGAGCCTCTTCGACGAGGTCGGTCCCTCCCTCGCCGAGGCGAACGTCGTCGCCGTCGGCCACCGGGTGGTCATGGGCGGGCGGTACTACGACGGTCCCGTGCGCGTCGACGAGGACGTGCTCGCCACGATCGAGCGGCTCTCGCCGCTCGCCCCGCTGCACAACCCCGCGAACCTCACCGGCATCCGGGTGGCGCGCGAGCTCTTCCCCGACGTCCCGCACGTCGCCGTGTTCGACACCGCCTTCTTCCGCAACCTGCCCGACGACGCCGCCACGTACGCCCTCGACCGTGAGGTCGCCGAGCAGTACTCGGTGCGCCGGTACGGCGCCCACGGCACCTCTCACCAGTATGTCTCGACCCGGGCGGCGGAGATCCTCGGCCGCGACCTGGCCGAGCTGCGCACCGTCGTCCTGCACCTGGGCAACGGGGCGTCGGCGTCGGCGGTCAAGGGCGGGCACGCCGTGGACACCTCCATGGGGCTGACGCCGCTCGAGGGGCTGGTCATGGGCACCCGGACCGGGGACATCGACCCCGCCGTGGTGTTCCACCTCGCACGCAACGCGGGCATGAGCATCGACGAGATCGACGACCTGTTCAACAAGCGGTCCGGCCTCAAGGGCCTCACCGGCGTCAACGACCTGCGCGAGCTCCACGACCTCGTCGCCGCCGGTGACAGCGCCGCGCGGGTGGGCCTGGACGTCTACACCCACCGGCTGCGCAAGTACATCGGCGCCTACGCCGCCGTCATGGGTGGCCTGGACGTCCTGGCCTTCACCGCGGGGGTCGGGGAGAACGACGACGTCGTGCGCGCCGACGCCGTGCGCGGCCTGGAGTTCCTCGGCGTGCAGATCGACCCCGAGCTCAACGCCGGCCGCATGAAGGAGGCCAAGGTCATCTCCCCCGCCGGCGCCCGCGTCGCCGTCCTCGTGGTGCCCACCAACGAGGAGCTGGCCATCGCCCGGCAGGCGCTCGCCCAGCTCTGA
- the pta gene encoding phosphate acetyltransferase — protein sequence MARSSIYIASPEGYTGKSIVALGLLDLMARRVGRVGIFRPVTRSASGDDVIVNLLLEHDGVDLSYDDVVGVTYDAVHADPEAALATVVDRYQRVARQCEAVLIVGSDYTDVAGPTELAFNARVAANLGAPVLLVVSALDRSPEDIHSLVEIAVGEIDQAHAATVGVVANRCGADQLDVVRDRLADLGVPVWALPEIPLLSAPIVRDVMTALEGELILGDAELLGREAEHMLISGMNTEHVLERLREGQLCIAASDRPEVLITLATAHAAEGFPSLAGVVLNGGYAPSAQVLRLVEGLGNRLPVIVTRHDTFEAARIVAGTRGLLARGTQRKIDSALGVFEQNIEPESLMRVLDVPRSEVVTPLMFESALLERARSDRQHIVLPEGGDDRILRAASTLLSRQVADLTILGDESRVRARAAELGLDIEAATVLDPACSPLLQDFAEEYTRLRAHKGMTIDRAREIVRGVSYFGTMMVHLGLADGMVSGAAHTTAHTIKPSFEIIKTKPGTSIVSSVFFMCLADRVLVYGDCAVNPDPTSEELADIAISSSATAAQFGVDPRVAMLSYSTGESGSGADVEKVRTATEIVRERRPDLFVEGPIQYDAAVDASVARSKLPDSDVAGRATVFIFPDLNTGNNTYKAVQRSAGAVAVGPVLQGLNKPVNDLSRGALVQDIVNTVAITAVQAQAEKAAAAAAADAAPDTTTPVPAPQEASA from the coding sequence ATGGCGCGCTCCAGCATCTACATCGCCTCACCGGAGGGGTACACGGGCAAGTCCATCGTGGCCCTGGGCCTGCTGGACCTCATGGCCCGGCGGGTGGGCCGGGTCGGGATCTTCCGGCCGGTGACCCGCTCGGCCAGCGGGGACGACGTCATCGTCAACCTCCTCCTCGAGCACGACGGCGTCGACCTCTCCTACGACGACGTCGTGGGCGTGACCTACGACGCCGTCCACGCCGACCCCGAGGCGGCCCTGGCCACGGTGGTCGACCGCTACCAGCGCGTGGCGCGCCAGTGCGAGGCCGTCCTCATCGTCGGCTCGGACTACACCGACGTCGCCGGCCCGACCGAGCTGGCCTTCAACGCCCGGGTGGCGGCCAACCTCGGCGCCCCGGTGCTGCTGGTCGTCTCGGCGCTGGACCGCTCCCCCGAGGACATCCACAGCCTCGTCGAGATCGCCGTCGGGGAGATCGACCAGGCCCACGCCGCGACCGTCGGTGTCGTGGCCAACCGCTGCGGCGCGGACCAGCTCGACGTCGTCCGTGACCGGCTCGCCGACCTCGGCGTGCCGGTGTGGGCGCTGCCGGAGATCCCGCTGCTGTCCGCCCCCATCGTGCGCGACGTCATGACCGCCCTGGAGGGCGAGCTCATCCTGGGCGACGCCGAGCTCCTCGGCCGCGAGGCCGAGCACATGCTCATCTCCGGCATGAACACCGAGCACGTCCTGGAGCGGCTGCGCGAGGGCCAGCTGTGCATCGCGGCCAGCGACCGGCCCGAGGTCCTCATCACCCTCGCCACGGCGCACGCCGCCGAGGGCTTCCCGTCCCTGGCCGGCGTCGTCCTCAACGGTGGCTACGCCCCCTCCGCCCAGGTGCTGCGCCTGGTCGAGGGCCTCGGGAACCGGCTCCCCGTGATCGTCACCCGCCACGACACGTTCGAGGCGGCGCGGATCGTGGCCGGGACCCGCGGGCTCCTCGCGCGCGGGACCCAGCGCAAGATCGACTCCGCCCTGGGCGTCTTCGAGCAGAACATCGAGCCCGAGTCGCTCATGCGGGTCCTGGACGTGCCGCGCAGCGAGGTCGTCACGCCGCTGATGTTCGAGTCCGCGCTCCTGGAGCGGGCGCGGTCGGACCGCCAGCACATCGTGCTGCCCGAGGGCGGGGACGACCGGATCCTGCGCGCCGCCTCGACCCTGCTGTCCCGCCAGGTCGCGGACCTGACGATCCTCGGGGACGAGTCGCGGGTCCGGGCCCGCGCGGCCGAGCTCGGCCTGGACATCGAGGCCGCCACGGTCCTGGACCCGGCCTGCTCGCCGCTGCTGCAGGACTTCGCCGAGGAGTACACCCGGCTGCGCGCCCACAAGGGCATGACGATCGACCGGGCCCGCGAGATCGTCCGGGGCGTGTCGTACTTCGGCACGATGATGGTCCACCTCGGCCTCGCCGACGGGATGGTCTCCGGCGCCGCGCACACCACGGCGCACACGATCAAGCCGTCCTTCGAGATCATCAAGACCAAGCCGGGCACCTCGATCGTGTCGTCGGTGTTCTTCATGTGCCTGGCCGACCGGGTCCTCGTCTACGGCGACTGCGCGGTCAACCCCGACCCGACCTCCGAGGAGCTCGCGGACATCGCCATCTCGTCCTCCGCGACCGCAGCCCAGTTCGGTGTGGACCCGCGGGTCGCGATGCTCTCGTACTCCACCGGCGAGTCCGGCTCGGGCGCCGACGTGGAGAAGGTCCGCACGGCCACCGAGATCGTCCGGGAGCGCCGTCCCGACCTCTTCGTCGAGGGCCCGATCCAGTACGACGCCGCGGTGGACGCCTCCGTTGCGCGGTCGAAGCTGCCCGACTCCGACGTCGCGGGTCGCGCGACGGTCTTCATCTTCCCGGACCTCAACACCGGCAACAACACCTACAAGGCGGTCCAGCGCTCGGCCGGCGCCGTCGCCGTCGGGCCGGTCCTGCAGGGCCTCAACAAGCCCGTCAACGACCTCTCCCGCGGCGCCCTGGTCCAGGACATCGTCAACACGGTCGCGATCACGGCCGTCCAGGCCCAGGCCGAGAAGGCCGCCGCCGCGGCCGCCGCCGACGCCGCACCCGACACCACCACCCCCGTACCCGCCCCCCAGGAGGCCTCCGCATGA
- a CDS encoding phosphoketolase family protein — MTTTPAAPAAWQRRSDATTAPLDAETLERVDAWWRAANYLSVGQIYLHDNPLLREPLDRDHVKPRLLGHWGTTPGLNFLYAHMNRAIAERDLSAMYVTGPGHGGPGLVANTYLEGTYSETYPDITQDAEGLRRLFRQFSFPGGIPSHVAPETPGSIHEGGELGYALSHAYGAAFDNPDLLVLAVVGDGEAETGPLATSWHSNKFVNPAKDGVVLPVLHLNGYKIANPTVLARIPEEELADLMRGYGHKPHFFTGGFDGEDPAAVHRRFAELLDVVLDEIAEIKARAVDEPDMDRPAWPMIVFRSPKGWTGPKEIDGKRTEDSWRSHQVPLASARDTDEHLADLEAWLRSYRAEELFDDEGRLDPAVASLAPAGHLRMSANPHTNGGLVLRDLRLPDWRDFGVEVDVPGAPMTEATRVLGKFLTEVVRLNPDNFRIFGPDETASNRLQDVYDVTDKQWNAGYLPTDADDHLARAGRVMEVLSEHQCQGWLEGYLLTGRHGMMSSYEAFIHIVDSMFNQHAKWLKVTNHIPWRRPIASLNYLLSSHVWRQDHNGFSHQDPGFIDHVVNKKADIIRVYLPPDTNTLLSTYAHVLGSKQYVNVVVAGKQPAPNFLGVDDADRHCARGLGIWEWAGTEVEGTPPDVVLGCAGDVPTLETLAAADILRRNIPDLKVRVVNVVDLMRLQDEKEHPHGLSDRAFDTIFTTDRPIVFAYHGYPWLIHRLTYRRTGHKNLHVRGFKEEGTTTTPFDMVMLNDLDRYHLVMDVIDRVPGLAARHGLLRQRMIDARHEARAYTREHGEDIPAVADWVWPDVGDTGTERGGPTASSATGGDNE; from the coding sequence ATGACCACCACCCCCGCCGCCCCCGCCGCGTGGCAGCGCCGCTCGGACGCGACGACCGCCCCCCTGGACGCCGAGACCCTGGAGCGGGTCGACGCCTGGTGGCGGGCGGCGAACTACCTCTCCGTCGGTCAGATCTACCTCCACGACAACCCCCTGCTGCGCGAGCCGCTCGACCGCGACCACGTCAAGCCGCGCCTGCTCGGCCACTGGGGCACGACGCCGGGGCTGAACTTCCTCTACGCGCACATGAACCGGGCCATCGCCGAGCGCGACCTCTCCGCCATGTACGTCACCGGCCCCGGGCACGGCGGGCCGGGCCTGGTGGCGAACACCTACCTCGAGGGCACCTACAGCGAGACCTACCCGGACATCACCCAGGACGCCGAGGGCCTGCGCCGTCTCTTCCGTCAGTTCTCCTTCCCCGGCGGCATCCCCTCCCACGTGGCCCCCGAGACCCCCGGCTCGATCCACGAGGGCGGCGAGCTCGGCTACGCCCTCTCCCACGCCTACGGCGCCGCGTTCGACAACCCCGACCTGCTCGTCCTCGCCGTCGTCGGTGACGGCGAGGCCGAGACCGGCCCCCTGGCCACGTCCTGGCACTCCAACAAGTTCGTCAACCCGGCCAAGGACGGTGTCGTCCTGCCGGTGCTGCACCTCAACGGCTACAAGATCGCCAACCCCACCGTCCTCGCCCGGATCCCCGAGGAGGAGCTGGCCGACCTCATGCGGGGCTACGGCCACAAGCCCCACTTCTTCACCGGCGGCTTCGACGGCGAGGACCCCGCCGCGGTCCACCGCCGCTTCGCCGAGCTCCTCGACGTCGTCCTGGACGAGATCGCCGAGATCAAGGCCCGCGCCGTCGACGAGCCGGACATGGACCGGCCGGCGTGGCCGATGATCGTCTTCCGCAGCCCCAAGGGCTGGACCGGTCCGAAGGAGATCGACGGCAAGCGCACCGAGGACTCCTGGCGCTCGCACCAGGTGCCGCTGGCCAGCGCCCGGGACACCGACGAGCACCTCGCCGACCTCGAGGCCTGGCTGCGCAGCTACCGCGCGGAGGAGCTCTTCGACGACGAGGGCCGGCTCGACCCGGCCGTCGCCTCGCTCGCCCCCGCGGGGCACCTGCGGATGAGCGCCAACCCGCACACCAACGGCGGCCTGGTCCTGCGGGACCTGCGCCTGCCCGACTGGCGCGACTTCGGCGTCGAGGTCGACGTCCCCGGTGCACCGATGACCGAGGCCACCCGGGTGCTGGGGAAGTTCCTCACCGAGGTGGTGCGCCTCAACCCCGACAACTTCCGGATCTTCGGTCCGGACGAGACCGCCTCGAACCGGCTCCAGGACGTCTACGACGTCACCGACAAGCAGTGGAACGCCGGCTACCTGCCCACCGACGCCGACGACCACCTCGCCCGCGCCGGGCGGGTCATGGAGGTGCTCTCGGAGCACCAGTGCCAGGGCTGGCTCGAGGGGTACCTGCTCACCGGCCGGCACGGGATGATGAGCTCCTACGAGGCGTTCATCCACATCGTCGACTCGATGTTCAACCAGCACGCGAAGTGGCTCAAGGTCACCAACCACATCCCGTGGCGCCGGCCCATCGCCTCGCTCAACTACCTGCTGTCCTCCCACGTGTGGCGCCAGGACCACAACGGCTTCTCCCACCAGGACCCGGGCTTCATCGACCACGTGGTCAACAAGAAGGCCGACATCATCCGGGTGTACCTGCCGCCGGACACCAACACCCTGCTGTCGACGTACGCGCACGTGCTGGGCTCCAAGCAGTACGTCAACGTCGTCGTCGCCGGCAAGCAGCCCGCGCCGAACTTCCTCGGCGTCGACGACGCCGACCGGCACTGCGCACGCGGCCTGGGCATCTGGGAGTGGGCGGGCACCGAGGTCGAGGGCACGCCGCCCGACGTCGTCCTCGGCTGCGCCGGGGATGTGCCTACCCTCGAGACCCTCGCCGCGGCGGACATCCTCCGCCGGAACATCCCCGACCTGAAGGTGCGGGTCGTCAACGTCGTCGACCTCATGCGCCTGCAGGACGAGAAGGAGCACCCGCACGGGCTGAGCGACCGCGCCTTCGACACGATCTTCACCACCGACCGGCCGATCGTGTTCGCGTACCACGGCTACCCGTGGCTCATCCACCGGCTGACCTACCGCCGGACCGGGCACAAGAACCTCCACGTGCGCGGGTTCAAGGAGGAGGGCACGACGACGACGCCGTTCGACATGGTCATGCTCAACGACCTCGACCGGTACCACCTCGTCATGGACGTCATCGACCGCGTGCCCGGCCTCGCCGCCCGGCACGGCCTCCTGCGCCAGCGGATGATCGACGCCCGGCACGAGGCCCGGGCCTACACCCGGGAGCACGGCGAGGACATCCCGGCCGTGGCGGACTGGGTGTGGCCCGACGTCGGCGACACCGGGACCGAGCGCGGCGGGCCGACGGCGTCGTCCGCCACGGGCGGGGACAACGAGTAG
- a CDS encoding GuaB3 family IMP dehydrogenase-related protein has product MSNEIEIGRAKRARRAYSFDDVAVVPSRRTRDPEDVSVSWQIDAYHVDLPVLAAPMDSVMSPATAIELGRLGGIGVLDLEGLWTRYEDPEPILAEIAELSEERSVVRMQELYAEPVKPELITARLKQVRAGGVTVAGSLSPQRTQEHWRTVVEAGVDLFVIRGTTVSAEHVSSRAEPLNLKRFIYELDVPVVVGGAATYTAALHLMRTGAAGVLVGFGGGAAHTTRRSLGIHVPMATAVADVAAARRDYLDESGGRYVHVIADGSVGRSGDLVKAIACGADAVMLGAALARASEAPGRGWHWGSEAHHPVLPRGERVHVGTVGSLAEILHGPSTQADGTVNLIGALRRTMATTGYSDIKEFQRVEVVVSPYSG; this is encoded by the coding sequence GTGAGCAACGAGATCGAGATCGGCCGGGCCAAGCGCGCACGACGCGCGTACAGCTTCGACGACGTCGCCGTCGTCCCCTCCCGGCGCACCCGCGACCCCGAGGACGTCTCGGTGAGCTGGCAGATCGACGCGTACCACGTGGACCTGCCGGTCCTCGCCGCGCCGATGGACTCCGTCATGAGCCCGGCCACCGCGATCGAGCTCGGCCGGCTCGGCGGCATCGGCGTCCTGGACCTCGAGGGTCTGTGGACCCGGTACGAGGACCCCGAGCCCATCCTCGCCGAGATCGCCGAGCTCTCCGAGGAGCGCTCGGTGGTGCGGATGCAGGAGCTCTACGCCGAGCCGGTCAAGCCCGAGCTCATCACGGCCCGCCTCAAGCAGGTCCGCGCCGGCGGCGTCACGGTGGCAGGGTCCTTGTCGCCGCAGCGCACCCAGGAGCACTGGCGCACGGTCGTCGAGGCTGGCGTCGACCTGTTCGTCATCCGCGGCACGACCGTCTCGGCCGAGCACGTCTCCTCCCGCGCCGAACCGCTGAACCTCAAGCGGTTCATCTACGAGCTGGACGTGCCCGTCGTCGTCGGCGGTGCGGCCACCTACACCGCGGCCCTGCACCTCATGCGCACCGGCGCCGCGGGGGTCCTCGTCGGCTTCGGCGGCGGGGCGGCGCACACCACGCGGCGCTCACTGGGCATCCACGTCCCCATGGCGACGGCGGTGGCGGACGTGGCCGCCGCCCGGCGGGACTACCTCGACGAGTCGGGGGGCCGCTACGTCCACGTCATCGCCGACGGCAGCGTGGGCCGTTCCGGGGACCTCGTCAAGGCCATCGCCTGCGGTGCGGACGCCGTCATGCTGGGTGCTGCCCTGGCGCGAGCGAGCGAGGCGCCCGGGCGCGGGTGGCACTGGGGGTCCGAGGCGCACCACCCCGTCCTGCCCCGCGGCGAGCGTGTGCACGTGGGCACGGTGGGCTCCCTCGCGGAGATCCTCCACGGTCCCTCGACGCAGGCGGACGGGACGGTCAACCTCATCGGCGCGCTGCGCCGGACCATGGCGACCACCGGGTACTCCGACATCAAGGAGTTCCAGCGGGTCGAGGTTGTCGTGTCCCCGTACAGCGGCTGA